A stretch of Chloracidobacterium sp. DNA encodes these proteins:
- the cas2 gene encoding CRISPR-associated endonuclease Cas2, whose amino-acid sequence MRNRYIVCYDIADQKRWRQVYRVMRGFGDAVQYSVFRCDLSPTERVLLLMALTEVMNQREDRVMLVDVGPVDGRGKACIEALGKPLEPNPSERIAVIV is encoded by the coding sequence ATGCGCAATCGTTACATCGTCTGCTATGATATCGCCGACCAAAAACGATGGCGGCAGGTTTATCGAGTGATGCGCGGCTTTGGCGATGCGGTACAGTATTCGGTCTTTCGCTGTGACTTATCGCCGACGGAGCGTGTATTGCTTTTGATGGCGCTGACGGAGGTGATGAATCAGCGTGAGGATCGGGTGATGCTGGTGGATGTTGGGCCGGTAGATGGGCGTGGCAAGGCGTGTATTGAGGCGCTGGGCAAGCCGTTGGAGCCGAATCCGAGCGAGCGCATTGCCGTTATTGTGTAG